DNA sequence from the Colletotrichum destructivum chromosome 9, complete sequence genome:
GATGTGTGACCTTTTCCACAAGTAAGCGGAACCCTCCTGGAACTTCCTGTTCCGTCCGCAGCATCTCGTACGTCTCGCCGAGAAGAGGGTTAAAGGGCTTGCGAATAGCGCGCTCCTTGGCACGGCCGGTACTAAACTGCGACACAGCAAATGCCGCGACGTAAAGCAGACGGTCCTTGGCTTCTTTCTGCCGGACAGCCTCATCAAGGAGCTGAGCGTATTCCAACTGTTCTGCAACGCGCTGCAACAGCGAGATGGGTTCGTTCGCGGACACGGGCATACTGATGGTGCTAAGATCCTTGCCTACATTCTTTCGCACGAACGCAATCAGACTCGGAGGCTGCACCATGGCCGGTGGAATCGTGGACCGCCTGGAAACTGAGATGTCCACCGGCAGAGGAGTCAGGCTCTTGGGCTTCGCCGGATAGCAATTCGTGTCCTCTGAGCCGAGCCCCTCATCCTCCTGggccgacgagatggaaGATGAGTCACTCAGATGCTCATCAGCCTCCGAATCCGGGCTCTCATCCTCGCTTTGGGCAATCCTGACAATTTGCGAGTTTGTTTCACCGGCTTCAGCATCGAAGAACTCTTCCGTCGACACTGTTTCCATACTTCTCCGGGAGGGTGCGGCGGACAGGGGGGCGGGTGTTCGACGGCGTTTGCTGTTTGCAATCAGGGTTGTAAACTCGGACACGACGGAGTCAAGGTCGTTGAGAACTGCTGCGCAGTGCTCCTGCGTACTCTTCTCTTCATGGACGGACTTCTGCTTCGAGTGTCGCGAGCCATTGGCAGCAACGGTCGTCACGGAACTAGGAGATGGAACAGCAAGGGCagaggcggcagcggcggcggtggatgCTGTGGGTGTCGCGTTGCTCGATTTGCGCTTCCAGAAAGGGCGTCTCTGGGGCTGTTCAGTGGTAGTGGGAGGGGCGAAATAACCGTCGGGCTCTTCGCCCAACGTGCTGCCTGGGGATAGGTAGTTGGAGGCAGCCATACTGACGGGCCTCTGAGTTGACATGTCCTTGACCAGACGACGGAGCGCATCCCTGGTGCCAACCATGCGGCTGACAAGAGTCTCGACCTGCTGCCATTCGCGATCTTCGTCTGGGTTCGATTGCGTGGGCTTCAAATGCGTCGTGTTGACCCTCAAGGGGGCGGCCCTGTTGTTGTTaggctgctgctcctccacGCCTCTCGCGGCGCGACTGGCCTTTTCCAAGGCCTTGGCCCAATCGCTGAAGTCCTTGGCATTGGATGCCCGCAGATGCCAGATCTCGGCGCCCGAGTCAATGTTAATCTCCCGGCggcgctcgtcggcggcgatggcggcaagaCTCAAAGGGATGGCACCACGAAGAGCGGACGAATTGCGGTTGTAGTAGTACGACAGCGTGCAGGATGAGTAATCCAGTGAAAAGAATCTACGCGCGTAACCCTGgcccttctttctcctcctcttgtGCAGGATGCCAGTATGGTAATTGGTGGTCCCATCACTGCGGCCCGAGGCAGATGTCGGGCGTCCCGCGGCAGGCATGTGGCTGTGGAGGCTGTCCTGGGATGccgaggtgacggcggccatctGCGGCAGGCTGGTTTTGCTGGCGGTGGCGTTGGACCCGGCCTGTAGGTTCGGGAAGCTGTGAGCGGTGGTCTGGGGCGGTGCGCCGGTCGGATAGgtgaggaggacgaaggTGGCCGTCTTGGAGATCTGCTTGGAAAAGGTGTTGTCAAAAACCAAGCCGAACATGCCGCCCTGACCGTGAGGCACGTCCCAAGTGCCGGTCGACACCTTGTCGGCATCGCATTTCCCATGCCATTTTATGGGAATGAATCCCTTGTTGGCGAGCTGCTCTTGGGCGGTGCTCGAATCCCTCCTGGCGAACGGTTTTTTgggctcggcgacgccagAGGTGAAGGAGCCCGGGGCAGCCGCTTCGTCGTTCTGGTTGGTGatgaggccggcggcgccagtGCCGGGATGCTTTACAATGCCAAAGTTACTGTGCCGACGAACGTGCTGTCAGCAGGTGGGCGGCGTGGGAGAGACAAGGAGAGGAAGTGGCAGCAAGATACTGGGCACGCACATGGATTTCTTGTGTGGTTGAACGCTCCAGGATATGGTGTGGCCttcgtcgaccttgaccCATCGTACGATGTAGGACTATTTCGAGCAAGGCATAAGTCAGTACGTCGAGGTGGCAGGGCGGTTGACGACTTAGGTACCTTGCTATGTATCTCGAGCTGCTCAATGCCCGCCATGTTTGCGGATTGAAATGggaggagctcgagctgTGGGTGAAAttgagggggagggattCGAAATTGGCGATCGAGCAGGCGTTCAGGTTCTGGTTCGGGTGGAGATCCCAACACTATTGAAGGACCATGATGTGGAGGGCGACGAAGGAGGTTTGATGACGGCTCAATGGGACGGACAGGAGGGAGAAGcggagggcgaaggcgagggagaggagagagagggagagggagagggagtaAGACGTAAGTGTTTGGTTTGCATACGAGAGGAGGGTGAGAAACATATGTCACCCTTGCAAGAAGTCGGGGGGAGCTTCCTCGCACCAAGCACGGATAGGTATTGCGGTATCCGttccgtacctacctaggtacgcGGACAGAGGGTACATGCCTACGAATAGAGAGTGTGGGACGTCTTTTTTGGACACTTCGCCCAGCCTGAACCCAGCCACACCTTTGCGCCCAGCGGGGCACTCGGCTAGTTGGGGGCGGGACGTCACTGTACACTACCCATTCACTGTCACTGGTCAGTGGTCAGTGACGAGACTGCTTAGGGTGTGGGTGACAGAGTGgagacggggacggggacgcTCACGCAGGCCGCGACAAAACGTTGGCAAACGGGCTGTGCGAGCGCGGTACGATGCATCTAtatgtactctgtacactCCAATGCCATGCCATGTCAGCCTCTGGCCTGGCGGGTCAAAAGCATGAGTGTTTTACGCGGAACGTTGACATCAGGAACATCAATAGGTACTGTGGAACTGATTTGCGGCAGACCCGTCTGGTTGATATCCATTGACCATTGTGATGAGATGCCAGTCTGGGTCACCCAATGACAGGTCCAAGAGCGCGCCACCTGCCGCTGCCGTATCTTATCAATGCGCAGTAAGATGGCGGTCAACCCGAGTCTCGACGAAACATGATACCATGTGAACCGCATACACCACATGTCTGAGTACCGCCGTACCGCCTTCCTGAGTAGGTACGCGCACGATACACCTAGCCCAGCCAGGTCCCGAAATTAAATTTATACGTGTAGTTGCCGTTCGTATCGATCGGGACGTCAATCCTGTGGTGGGTAAGGGgtgaaaggggggaagggggaagaagcagaCATGGAGCACACGACCAGACCAAACTGGGTTATCCCGACCCTCGGGTTCCCTCCTCGAAGAGTCGTTCCGTCGAGAACGCCATATGGAGCCGTGAACAGCTCCAGCTTCCCACGTCATATCGCGCAGGGACGAAGCGTTGAAACGGTTGCAGAACAGGCCCCGAGCCGTCTTGTGCTGGGTGCCACGAGGACGCCGGGAACCGCGGGGGCGCCTCTCATGACCGGTCCCTCTTGGAGCGTTGGCCGACAGAGCCGCGATTCGCCTGCCAGACACACAATACCCGCCGGCGGTTCAACTCGACTATTCGGCGACTCCGGATACTGGTGGCTGAGGGCTGATTGCCCTACCCAGTAAGGGTAGGGGAGAGGAGGGTAGGGTAGGTTGAAGCTCAATACTGGGTATGTGCCTACTGTAAGGAGCCGTGATGGATAGATGGGCGGGCTTTAGAGATAGGCGGATAGACAGTTGGGCGGATACATGTCAGGGCGGCTGACTGCTGCCGTTGTGAGCTGGTTGCACGAGGCGGGTTGCAGGAGCTGAAACCGCTGCTTCGATCTGGCTGTCCCGTGGCTCCGGGACCGGGAGCTACAACACCTCCctctacctacccacctagggttacctaggtaaggtaggtaaaTGTAAGTGTATGCAAGCACTGCCCACTCGTCCATGGGAATTGACAGACTGTCTGCCACTTTGACAAGACCTTGAGTGGCAGTGACAACGACCGAGAAAGGAAGTGAAAACTCAAGACTCACGATGCCCTTTGCTGGGGTACCGATGCGTGTCTATCAACGATAGGTATCTACCTccttgtgtgtgtgttggtcCGGGAGCGAGCTCATGCTTCACTGACCTTCAGGAGGAGTGGCTCGGCAGCACCCGGACCCGCGGCACCATCGGAATAAGGTCGGGCCCTGTCAATGTCATGTCATGTCATGTCATCCACCTGCCCTGCTGGTCCGCTCACTGATCAGTCCATCAATTGGGTATGCATCCGTAAGAAAACACGGGATTTTATTCAGGTACCTACTTTTACTTCCGTTTTTCCCTCCCAAGCCATCTTGGCCTGTTTGCCAGACTGTCCAGACCCATCGCCTGCGCCCCCCAAGTCCAAGACACTACGCGCTACCTTCTTTAGGTTAGACACACCGACTCCACCTTGAACTTCCCCTCTTGTTGCTTGCACcgtgtctgtctctctgtctgccATCGTCCCCTTTCTCCTGAGTCGCGCGCACTATTCTGCCCCAAGACCACCACaaccgccgtcgtcaccaccacctcaaTCCGCCAAAACACTTCGGGCAGCACAGGTGGAGCCTCATCTTTCACTGCTGAAGCATTCTTTTGTTACTCCTTCTACCACGCCATCCGAACCATTGCGTCAAACTTGACAACGAGGACCGCCTTCACTCTCTACGCCCCCTTCTCGAATGTAGACTGGCTCGGCGCCATCCTAACCCGTCTCAGCCTCCGTCCGACAAGCTTACGAATACTTACCCCAGCCTCCCCAACGCATGATTGAGGCAATGGGAGTCGTCGCGCTTCCCTTCCTACCTTCGACATCGGGCGCCCTTTTCCCCATTGCATAATTTCTCCCATGCTACATCTTGTTTCTTGATACCCCTTCCTGTCCCGCCCGCCTAACCGCCCGATCATCCGccgcgcccccctccctcgctcCGTGCTTGGCCTGAAGGACCCCTCGATCTGCCTCCCGATCTCGACGAGCCGCATCACGCCTTGTCCACCCAAAACAAAGTCTCCTCCACAAACCACGCCAACCCGCGCGTGCACATACGCTGTCGCCAACGTTAACCGTTGCACTCCTTATTCAATCATGGCTGGTGTCTTGAGTAAGCGCCAGCAGGCCCGCAACGAAAAGGTCCTACACGATCTGGTTCAGTCAGTCCCAGGAAACAACTTTTGCGCCGACTGCCAGGCACGGAATCCAGGTAAGCGCCGCCCTGCTCTCCCGCTCAGACCTTGTTCCAATATTGACAGTAGTTCGCAGCATGGGCCTCATGGAGTGTAAGTGCCGTTGTCCTCCGTCCATCCCGCTCCATCGATTCGACGTCAATTCGAACCATGTATCGAAACGCGCGAGCAATACTGACAGGGGAACGCAGCTGGGCGTGTTTCTTTGCATGAGATGTGCCGCCATCCATCGAAAGTTGGGCACGCACATTTCCAAGGTGAAATCCTTGAGCATGGACAGCTGGTCTAACGAGCAAGTCGAGGTTCGTCCCAAATTCGCTCTCGTGAACCTGCACGGTGACGCCCTAACCCGTAGACCGCAGAATATGAAGAAGGTCGGCAACGTCAGATCCAACCAGATCTACAACCAAGACAACAAGAAGCCACCCGTCCCTGTCGATGCTGACGAGGCCGACTCGGCCATGGAACGTTTCATTCGCACCAAATACGTCAACAACAAGCCTGTTCCCGTGCGGAAACAACACTCCAGTCTCTCGGATGAGGGGATCCCACCGCCGTTACCACCCAAATCGGGAGGCAAATTTGGCTTCCGATCCGCCTCGTCAATCTTCCCCCTGTCGTCTCGCTTGAAGAAGGATTCGTCATTGCGCAGTACCATGTCGAGCCCCAGAGACATGCCTCGAAGCCCTTCGCCCACCGACCTCCCAAATAAGCCCTCCAAGGTGTTCGGCGCGAGTGTTTCCTATGAACAGGAAGACACAGAAAGGAAGCTGGTGAGCTTACGGGACATGGGATTCTCTGATGGCCAGCGCAACGCCATGGTGCTGAAGGGAGTGAGCGGAAACCTGGAGAGGGCCATTGAGACCCTGGTGCGATTAGGAGAAAGCGACAGGAGGTCGCCCTCTCTGACTGGACCGCGTGAGAGCTCGTTGCGCGGATCGCGATCGCATGCGAATCTGTCGACGTCCAGCGGCCTATCTGCGCCACAGCCAACATTTAGTGACCACACTCAGTCTCCTTCCACCGCCTCCAGCAACAACCCGTTCGACATGCTGCCACCGCAGCCGCAGTCTTCGCAATCGACCGGCACGCTACAGAACAAGAACCCATACGCGAACAACCCCTTCGGAGCACCGACtcagcagcaacaagacGTCAACCAGGCCTTCGGCAATCTGTCGCTGGCGCCCGCCCAGCCCCTGTTCCCTCATCACACCGGCGGTCTCCCGGCTTCGCAACCGTTCGCTCAGCCTCAGCAGATGTACCACCAgtcgatgacgccgccggtaccgcaacagcaacagAGCTACAACCCTATGagctttaataataataatatgACGTATCCTCAACCAATCCAGCCGCAGGCGACAGGCTACAACCCGTTCTTCACGAATCAGATGCAGCCTCAGCTCCAACAGAACCTGGGTGTCAACACTGCCCCGACATCGAGCCCATTTGCCAACAACCCTTTCACGCGGTCTCCAACGCGGATCCAGTCCCCCTCTCTAGGCCAAATACCCGAGCAGTCGCAAACAAGCTTTTACACGGACTCGCCGCAAACGGCTTCACCACAAACCAGCAACCCGTTTTTTGCACAAAGGGGCTCCCAGCTGCCGCAAGCCCAGCAACAGATGCCACAAGCACCACCGCAGCAGTCTTATCAGCAGCAGTTCCAGCAAGAGCAAAATCCGTTCCAGCAGCAGGGACAACAGCACTTTCAGCCACAGGGGCAGCAACAGTTCCAACAGGGGCAGCCGCTCTTCCAGCAACAAGAAACGGGGCAACATCAATATcaagctccagcttctcaGCCAGCCTACCAGCAGCCTCAGCGACCTGACAAGGCCTCAATCCTGGCCCTTTACAACTATCCGCAATTGGCTCCTCAGACTTTTGCCGCCCACGTCCAACCACAAGAAGCGGCGCAGACGGAAACCGCGGCGCCTCGGCAGCCGGACCACGACACAAATGGACCGATGCAGACGGCAGGGAACAAGAACCCGTTTTTGGCAAACGGTACGACATCGCCTGCCGTGGCCCCGGTCCAAGGAATCGGAACGGAGGTCGGTCCTCGCAAACCGGGCGTCAGCCGGGAGAGCATGGCCTTCACGGACATGCAATGGACAAACGGTCGTCACAGTCCTGATGCCTTTGCCAGCCTTAGCGCGAGGCACATGTAAGCCCGGGGCGGGGGGGTGGTCCCTCATAACCCTTCTTGTACATAAATGCGCTCTGTTTcgttcttttcttctttcgtTAAATGTAAGATATCGCCGATTCGAAGACGTTGCCAGTATTCGCATGTCTTGATGTTTGGTTGCCCACATGAATAGCGAGGGCTCTTGTATAAGACGTCAACCCCTTTCGATTctagagggggggggagggtttaCTTTATGTGCCATCCGAAATCAGACTttatgttttttttctttttccgATCTGATGTTGCGAGCCCATGTTGCTGTTTACATTGTACACACCTTCCTTACCTACCGATACCGTGGTTCCCCCAAATGGGGAGACTTGTTCCGGGGGGAGGATGCGGATCCCTGCGGGCCAGAGAGGACCGGCCCCGACGATGCCGAAATCGGGCATGTCGACCGCACTAAACCCGGATCGGATCTTGCACCACCAACCATCCTCCGCGGGGAAATTGCCGACTACACCGATATCACCGCTGACCGAATTCAAACGCCGGATGTGACTCAGATCCCGGCTTGACGAGTACAAAGACCGCGAAACCAAATTCTATCTATCGTAGGGCGCCATGGTACACTCTGTGAAACAATAATACCACTCACATTACGAGAAGACCTTGAATTACACCCTTACCCGCCTCCGGCATCATGGCATCTTTCGACTTACATGCTCGgctccgcgccgccctcccagACGGGGACAAGGCCCCCACTCTcccctcctcgatggcccTCGCCAACGCGTCAGCTTCACTTCCACGGCCCACCAAGGAAGGCTACCTTTCACCGCTGGGAACCGAGGCCACGCTCACCcacatcctcgacgaggtcgtcccAGGCCTCAACGGGCAGGCGCGGAGCGGGCGATACTACGGCTTCGTCACGGGCGGGTCGCTGCCCGtagccgaggcggcggacaACATCGTCTCGGCGCTGGACCAGAACGTGCAGGTGCATCTACCCTCGCAGACGGTGGCGACGGAGTTGGAGAGTGTCGCTCTCAAGATGCTTGCTGATGTGCTGGgtctcgaggagggcgtgggcgaggcggatgTCTGGGAGGGGAGGACTTTCACGACGGGGGCGACGGCAAGCAACATTCTTGGTCTGGCCTGCGGAAGAGAGGCCGTCATCGAGAGACGAGGCGGCAGAGTCAGCGAGGCAGGCATCCTGGGCGCGTGTCTGGCGGCGGGTGTGAAGGAGATTCAGGTCCTGACGAGCATGGGACACAGTTCGCTTTTCAAGGCGGCGAGCGTCGTCGGGCTAGGAAGAGCCAGTGTGAAAGAGGTGCCTGCAAGCACGGACGAGCCGTGGAGGTTGGATCTGGATGCCTTGGAGAGGGCCTTGAGCAGAGAGGGCGTGGTGAGTATCATTGCCGTGAGTGCTGGGGAGGTGAATACGGGCAGGTTCGCGACAGGTGGGTTCGCGGAAATGAGAAGGCTGAGAGACTTGGCTGATAAGTTTGGGGCGTGGATTCATGTCGATGGAGGTACGTCTGTTGTTTGCGCTGTGATCCCAAGTCGGAGCGTTCATGTTGCTGACCGATGAGTGTAGCTTTTGGTATCTTTGCGAGGGCACTGGAGTCGACGCCCGAGTTTGAGAAGATTAGGGGCTTGGCATCGGGTTTGGAGTTTGCGGACAGCATTACTGTCGACGGCCATAAGCTTCTGAATGTGGTGAGTATGATTCTTGGGTAACCTTTTAGACCAGACGATCTATAGGGGGTAATTGGCGTGGGAAACACTGACCATAATTCGTCATAGCCCTACGACTGCGGCATGTTCTTCACGCGCTCCCTCGCAATCCTCACGTCTGTCTTCACAAACCCCAACGCAGCTTACCTCTCATCCGGCCCTTCATCCATTCCTTCCCCGCTCAACATTGGGCTCGAGAACTCGCGCCGCTTCCGGGCCCTTCCAGCCTATGCGGTGCTCCGATCCGAAGGGCGGGCTGGCATCGCCGCAATTCTGGGGAGAATGGTCCTTCTCGCGCGCCGGGTGGCTCGGTGGATTCGCGAATCGGAGGCGTATGAGCTGCTCCCCGAGGGGGCCTGGGACTTGGAGGAGACACACATGGTCGTCCTCTTCCGGGCGCGTGATGAAGCGGCCAACGAGGAGTTGGTGGGACGAATCAACGCCACACGAGAGATGTACGTCAGCGGAACGAgctggaaggggaggaatgCCGTGAGGATTGCAGCGGGGAGCTGGAGGGTTGACGTCGAGAGAGACTTTAACGTCGTGACGCGGGTGTTGGGGGAGATGGTCAGGGGATAAGGTGGTGAagagggtggaggggggacTTGGGCCTGGAGGCCATGGCAATGGTATACCTAGGTGGTACCTAGGTCTGACGAGCTGTAGGCGATGTGGTAGATACCCGAGGGAGGTGCCCCCACTATATGCCCTCTCTCGCTCTTTCCACCTCAACCACATCTCATCCCACGCCTCTAACCCCCCCTCCAACCGACCCTCACGTGTTGTACCTTACTCGTGTTCCTATCACAGGAGACCAAAGAGACACCCTCTCTATTCGGTCCCAATTCCTTCGTAATGATATCGCTAACATAGGGGCGGACCACTGAGCGTGGTGGTTGCGATCGAACCATGCGATGAGATGTAGCTTCCGCCGAGGGAGTGGACTCTTCTGACTTTTGGGCGATACTACCATTTATTTAATAAGTATTTCCCTCTTTGTCTTCCCTTAGGCCAGTCTCTGTACCTGACCAAGGGCATTTATTACAAATGTCCTACGAAGAGCTTGTTGGTGCTGGAAAAATGAAGAGTCGACCACTTTTTTCTTACTGCGGCGACACAACCTAATCACGGAGACAGACATCTTTGGGTTGTTCTTACCAGCTGTCGACCGACATCTCGCAAACTAGACCCGCAGGTCTTCTATCTTCAGACGACGGGGGTGCAGATGCGTGTTGACGCTCGAAAGTCGCCGGTGGAAAATGTCACTCAAGGGCATGGCGAAGCTTTGCACAACGGGACAGAGATCCATCCAACCACAGGACGTGGGAGCCTCAGCAGAGCGTCTCGAGCCTCCTGTGCTACCCGAGTGCTTACCTACGACATGTCATGGCACCTCACATCACCGTCCATCGAATGCCTACCCAGCACGACTAAGCGCAGGAGAAGGCGTTGGCgcgccgagagagagagacaaccccccccccacaagCGTTTCGGCATCCCCTCAGATATCGTGTCCTACGTAGGGGTCCAAAGACATGGTAAACACAGACATGGCAGGTAATTGCCTCAACTTATGACACGGAACGAGCTTACGATGACCCGGGGTGTTGTCGCCGAGCACCGCGAAACCGTCGAATGTAAGTTTTCGATTCAACATATGGCCACTTGCCGTACGGTCTTGGTCCCTCTCCCTTTAGCTACCCAAAGATACGGGGCAAGTAACACATGAGACGTCTTCGGCTACAAGATCAGACTCTTTAGTCATAAACGGACGAGCTCATAGCCCGTGCCATTGACACTTTTATCTATACCATGACGGCGCATCGTGTTTCCGTGCATTTCATGACAATTTGGATAACTCAGTTGCAATTTACTCTGGCTGTGGACTTAGCACGTTCTCATTTGTATCGTTTTCGGAGTGTCTACAATTGATACTGCAGTGGATATAAGATACATAAAATATGTAGTTCTTCAGACTTGGCGTCTGTGAGTTCTGCGAGTGCTGTCGGTGATGTGTTTCAATGACGATCCTTCGCGGGATCTCCCTCTCGTGACCTCTTCAACAGGCCAGCCCGTTTCCATACTCCTctcacccctcctcccatcTCCTGATGTGTACCGTCTTGATACTCGTAAGGTGTCGAGGCAGCCGTGTGACCCTTCGCGGGCCGTGTGCTTGTTGtaaaggaaaaaaagaaaagggcCCTTCCCCAGGCCGAAAATGGTATCATTGTTGTACTTTCCCCCAAACGCCCTTTTGATGACTTGCCGTAACGCCAGCGGAATGAAAGATGAAAGTGGTGTATAAAAAAAACCCTAGGCTGTAGTTGTTTTCCCTCGCGATAGGGTTTCAGTGATCAATTCCGCGTCATGGCCGAAGGAGGGCTCATGATGGTAGATGGGGGCGTTGATGGTGACGAGCCGGTAGCAGTGCTATAATCGGGTGGCATGGAGCCCCGGCTACTACCTGCTGTGGCGCCGATgggtggaggcgg
Encoded proteins:
- a CDS encoding Putative oxysterol-binding protein; the encoded protein is MAGIEQLEIHSKSYIVRWVKVDEGHTISWSVQPHKKSINFGIVKHPGTGAAGLITNQNDEAAAPGSFTSGVAEPKKPFARRDSSTAQEQLANKGFIPIKWHGKCDADKVSTGTWDVPHGQGGMFGLVFDNTFSKQISKTATFVLLTYPTGAPPQTTAHSFPNLQAGSNATASKTSLPQMAAVTSASQDSLHSHMPAAGRPTSASGRSDGTTNYHTGILHKRRRKKGQGYARRFFSLDYSSCTLSYYYNRNSSALRGAIPLSLAAIAADERRREINIDSGAEIWHLRASNAKDFSDWAKALEKASRAARGVEEQQPNNNRAAPLRVNTTHLKPTQSNPDEDREWQQVETLVSRMVGTRDALRRLVKDMSTQRPVSMAASNYLSPGSTLGEEPDGYFAPPTTTEQPQRRPFWKRKSSNATPTASTAAAAASALAVPSPSSVTTVAANGSRHSKQKSVHEEKSTQEHCAAVLNDLDSVVSEFTTLIANSKRRRTPAPLSAAPSRRSMETVSTEEFFDAEAGETNSQIVRIAQSEDESPDSEADEHLSDSSSISSAQEDEGLGSEDTNCYPAKPKSLTPLPVDISVSRRSTIPPAMVQPPSLIAFVRKNVGKDLSTISMPVSANEPISLLQRVAEQLEYAQLLDEAVRQKEAKDRLLYVAAFAVSQFSTGRAKERAIRKPFNPLLGETYEMLRTEQEVPGGFRLLVEKVTHRPVRLAMQADSANWSFSQSPAPSQKFWGKSAEITTEGRVRVALRLPDGTDELYSWTHATMFLRNVVMGEKYVEPVGVMQICNDSSGAKASVEFRSKGMFGGRGEDVQVETYGPDGVHTGSSLSGTWTGGLRIVQAGKGAGQEIWRVGKLVDNAANTYGMTTFAAGLNEVTEIEKGRLPPTDSRLRPDQRLAEEGDLDQAEEWKVKLEEAQRARRRVLEENGEEHKPKWFVKVGQGPEGEEVWKLRMGKDSYWEERSKGTWSGLEEIFAG
- a CDS encoding Putative Arf GTPase activating protein — its product is MAGVLSKRQQARNEKVLHDLVQSVPGNNFCADCQARNPAWASWSLGVFLCMRCAAIHRKLGTHISKVKSLSMDSWSNEQVENMKKVGNVRSNQIYNQDNKKPPVPVDADEADSAMERFIRTKYVNNKPVPVRKQHSSLSDEGIPPPLPPKSGGKFGFRSASSIFPLSSRLKKDSSLRSTMSSPRDMPRSPSPTDLPNKPSKVFGASVSYEQEDTERKLVSLRDMGFSDGQRNAMVLKGVSGNLERAIETLVRLGESDRRSPSLTGPRESSLRGSRSHANLSTSSGLSAPQPTFSDHTQSPSTASSNNPFDMLPPQPQSSQSTGTLQNKNPYANNPFGAPTQQQQDVNQAFGNLSLAPAQPLFPHHTGGLPASQPFAQPQQMYHQSMTPPVPQQQQSYNPMSFNNNNMTYPQPIQPQATGYNPFFTNQMQPQLQQNLGVNTAPTSSPFANNPFTRSPTRIQSPSLGQIPEQSQTSFYTDSPQTASPQTSNPFFAQRGSQLPQAQQQMPQAPPQQSYQQQFQQEQNPFQQQGQQHFQPQGQQQFQQGQPLFQQQETGQHQYQAPASQPAYQQPQRPDKASILALYNYPQLAPQTFAAHVQPQEAAQTETAAPRQPDHDTNGPMQTAGNKNPFLANGTTSPAVAPVQGIGTEVGPRKPGVSRESMAFTDMQWTNGRHSPDAFASLSARHM
- a CDS encoding Putative pyridoxal phosphate-dependent decarboxylase, pyridoxal phosphate-dependent transferase is translated as MASFDLHARLRAALPDGDKAPTLPSSMALANASASLPRPTKEGYLSPLGTEATLTHILDEVVPGLNGQARSGRYYGFVTGGSLPVAEAADNIVSALDQNVQVHLPSQTVATELESVALKMLADVLGLEEGVGEADVWEGRTFTTGATASNILGLACGREAVIERRGGRVSEAGILGACLAAGVKEIQVLTSMGHSSLFKAASVVGLGRASVKEVPASTDEPWRLDLDALERALSREGVVSIIAVSAGEVNTGRFATGGFAEMRRLRDLADKFGAWIHVDGAFGIFARALESTPEFEKIRGLASGLEFADSITVDGHKLLNVPYDCGMFFTRSLAILTSVFTNPNAAYLSSGPSSIPSPLNIGLENSRRFRALPAYAVLRSEGRAGIAAILGRMVLLARRVARWIRESEAYELLPEGAWDLEETHMVVLFRARDEAANEELVGRINATREMYVSGTSWKGRNAVRIAAGSWRVDVERDFNVVTRVLGEMVRG